From a single Gadus morhua chromosome 3, gadMor3.0, whole genome shotgun sequence genomic region:
- the iqce gene encoding IQ domain-containing protein E — MSCTKSTKLSLSLEASDVQTDEDFEELTQRTTTRKRMSSKPPSSPRSPYLSSLKVGSKRVAVSAWRLPRASLGDASVASVDPLGAAASPCLTSLSNGHHGLSQSMRSEYDVTAQILNLTSRKHKQLRSTSNGRVDYGDKEEMYDENIRLKKSLVDQRTDNQQMKAKLRRLEEDTARREKQIEELLDPTKGPEYTRSFVDKNKEGGVVIKGLKQRILKLEQQCREKENALSKLQSELRTTNLEELKITVETYFEEIKRLTILLNAAEKSSRAETKGSQRHQKALGATVLRLSESLKQLQLDNSTLREELSTDSPAEGIKGYREWSKQRLVRRLLELEKRLEAGRKHAPSAKSSCQSEQGVQTMPKENLDVLEAVTVATEEVVPVGTEDMLFLRGRVDGLEEERKLLKETLASKDVELLRLKGVIEDLEQETERWKDEQVKKHEKERKEHREEALRLRLRIQTLEEEDRERPAPGPAPGDPAPASPETPGTPQTGGTAPEDPEGPEGKGRTAPGRGNAEERRRRRAETRLKKERDKAARTIQNGWREHRDQDVVMLQSTLRGHLLRQAQLREPSPTDAKPVPPPSRGDHGDVCADGQMDVADVTTIQSVFRGHLVRCGRATQSSVSPMPSTEGSSPAIQVSGRQGSFPPFPPSKPAPVELHCEANPPRGATPIDSDDSDDIVVSPTRPLRSREKMLL; from the exons ATGTCCTGTACAAAGAGTACCAAGCTGTCCCTGTCCCTGGAAGCCAGTGATGTTCAGACGGACGAGGACTTCGAGGAACTG ACCCAGAGAACAACGACGAGGAAGAGAATGTCCAGCAAACCCCCTTCTTCGCCAA ggTCCCCGTACCTCAGCAGTCTGAAGGTTGGCTCCAAGCGCGTGGCCGTGTCGGCATGGCGACTGCCCAGGGCCTCCCTGGGGGATGCGAGTGTGGCGTCGGTGGACCCCCTGGGCGCCGCCGCCTCCCCATGCCTCACCTCCCTCAGCAATGGACACCACG GTCTGTCTCAGTCGATGAGGTCAGAGTATGATGTCACAGCCCAGATCCTCAACCTGACGTCCAGGAAGCACAAACAGTTGCGCTCTACATCcaatg GTCGAGTCGACTACGGAGATAAGGAGGAGATGTACGATGAAAACATCCGCCTTAAAAAG AGTCTGGTGGACCAGAGGACTGACAACCAGCAGATGAAGGCCAAGCTGCGCCGCCTGGAGGAGGATACAGCCAGAAGAGAGAAGCAAATTGAGGAGCTCTTGGATCCCACTAAA GGTCCTGAATATACTCGTAGTTTTGTGGATAAGAACAAGGAGGGTGGtgtg GTCATAAAGGGACTGAAGCAGAGGATTCTGAAACTGGAACAGCAgtgcagggagaaggagaacgCCTTAAG TAAACTGCAAAGCGAGCTGAGGACCACCAACTTAGAGGAGTTAAAGATCACTGTGGAAACATACTTTGAGGAG ATTAAGAGGTTGACAATTCTTCTCAACGCTGCAGAGAAAAG CAGTCGGGCAGAGACGAAGGGCTCCCAGAGGCACCAGAAGGCCCTGGGGGCCACGGTCCTGCGTCTGTCTGAGAGTCTGAAGCAGCTGCAACTGGACAACTCTACTCTCAGAGAGGAGCTCAGCACTGACAGCCCTGCTGAGGGGATCaaag GTTACAGAGAGTGGAGTAAACAGAGGCTAGTGAGAAGACTGTTGGAGTTAGAGAAG AGGTTGGAGGCTGGCAGAAAACATGCCCCATCAGCAAAGAGCAGCTGCCAATCGGAGCAAGGGGTTCAGACCATGCCTAAGGAGAATCTGGATGTTCTAGAGGCGGTTACCGTGGCAACAGAAGAAGTGGTTCCCGTGGGAACGGAGGATATGTTGTTTTTGCGAGGTCGTGTTGATGGATTGGAGGAAGAGCGGAAGTTGCTTAAGGAGACGCTGGCCAGTAAAGA TGTTGAGCTGTTACGGCTCAAGGGGGTGATAGAAGATTTGGAACAAGAGACGGAAAGATGGAAGGATGAACAAGtcaaaaaacatgaaaaagagCGCAAGGAGCACAG AGAGGAGGCGTTGCGGTTGCGGTTGAGAATCCAAACTCTGGAAGAGGAGGACCGGGAGCGACCGGCGCCGGGGCCTGCTCCAGGGGACCCCGCTCCTGCCTCCCCCGagacccccgggaccccccagaCCGGGGGCACGGCACCCGAGGATCCAGAGGGTccggaggggaaggggaggacggCGCCGGGGAGGGGAAACgccgaggagaggaggaggagaagagcagagaCCAGATTAAAGAAGGAGCGGGACAAGGCGGCGAGGACCATTCAGAACGGCTGGAGGGAGCACAGAGATCAA GACGTCGTGATGCTGCAGTCAACGCTGAGAGGCCATCTACTGCGACAAGCTCAGCTCAGAGAACCGTCTCCCACAGACGCCAAG CCGGTCCCCCCTCCCAGCAGAGGTGACCATGGGGATGTCTGTGCCGACGGACAGATGGATGTTGCTGACGTGACGACAATACAGTCTGTTTTCAGGGGGCACCTGGTTCGCTGTGGGCGGGCAACACAAAG ctCCGTCTCCCCCATGCCTTCCACTGAGGGCAGCAGTCCAGCCATCCAGGTGTCAGGAAGACAAGGAAGTTTCCCTCCGTTTCCTCCCAGCAAACCAG
- the LOC115539887 gene encoding sorting nexin-8 has translation MDSPTSPSLLNRHSVKVDLMPEKKGLPFLKHVQYEITTKRYRLPVHRSYNDFDVFRTLLIQRFPYRMVSQLPPKRMLKGVLSSQSEEDFIECRRRGLERFIALILQHPFMSKDAMVDIFLCASAEDVKKKLRESFKNLGDEFLTNWSACQAKDYLPSDVEDQVASCREFIGNIESSFQHLRDKMERMTQRSNEHATDLQLFSHELGYDGPESMLGHCLGPKQEHVQRVWSTQRQCLRRMSKEFTTLVTKAEQKQESLKEMDVLDILNMFVDLLHAYKELWDRHEHSMFIEHQKALLQNSTSNLRQGATTANSLAFSDILGVQQLESNLTKQENAIVTMELRNDFSLLCLYQETQLFLGHLPLVTQILAGFIRTQGQVHAEMGALWSELGFKLTSLREPSCSPDPEPDEILSPSSSSELCSVSLASSSGFLVPSIHGDPSISPSRPSSCPSTQVKQIPHPSPQNRPQHR, from the exons ATGGATTCCCCAACATCCCCATCTCTGTTGAACAGACACTCTGTAAAG GTTGATTTGATGCCAGAGAAGAAAGGACTACCCTTCCTCAAACATGTGCAATATGAAATCACAACAAAG CGCTACAGACTACCCGTACACAGGAGCTACAACGACTTCGATGTGTTCCGCACACTGCTGATCCAGAGGTTCCCCTACAGGATGGTCTCCCAACTGCCCCCAAAGAGGATGCTTAAGGGGG TGCTGTCCTCCCAGTCGGAGGAAGACTTCATTGAGTGCCGGCGGCGGGGTTTGGAGAGGTTCATCGCGCTTATCTTGCAGCACCCTTTCATGAGTAAGGACGCCATGGTGGACATCTTCCTCTGTGCCAGCGCagag GATGTGAAGAAGAAACTGAGAGAATCCTTCAAAAACCTAGGGGATGAGTTCTTGACCAATTGGAGCGCATGCCAGGCCAAG GACTACTTACCTTCTGACGTTGAAGATCAGGTGGCCTCGTGTCGTGAATTCATAG GGAACATTGAGTCCAGTTTCCAACACCTGAGGGACAAGATGGAAAGAATGACACAAAGGTCCAATGAACACGCAACAGATCTGCAGCTCTTCTCCCATGAACTGGGGTACGATGGGCCAGAGAG TATGCTGGGTCACTGTCTGGGGCCGAAGCAGGAGCATGTCCAGAGAGTGTGGAGCACACAGAGACAGTGTCTGAGACGAATGTCAAAGGAGTTCACGACACTGGTCACTAAAGCAGAACAAAAG CAGGAAAGCCTGAAGGAGATGGACGTGTTGGACATACTGAACATGTTCGTGGACCTGCTTCATGCCTACAAG GAACTGTGGGATCGCCATGAGCACAGCATGTTTATAGAGCACCAGAAAGCTCTCCTGCAGAATTCTACATCTAATCTCCGCCAGGGAGCCACGACAGCCAACAGCCTGGCATTCTCCGACATCCTCGGAGTTCAGCAGTTGGAGTCAAACCTCACTAAG CAGGAGAATGCAATCGTCACCATGGAGTTGAGGAACGACTTCTCGCTGCTGTGTCTTTACCAGGAGACACAGCTCTTCCTCGGACACCTGCCTCTGGTCACGCAGATACTGGCCGGCTTTATACGCACTCAGGGACAGGTTCACGCTGAG ATGGGGGCGCTGTGGTCTGAACTGGGTTTCAAACTGACAAGCCTACGGGAGCCTTCCTGCAGCCCGGACCCCGAGCCAGATGAGATCctctcaccttcctcctcctcggaaCTTTGCTCTGTTAGTCTCGCATCCAGCTCTGGGTTTCTGGTCCCGTCCATCCATGGAGACCCCTCGATCAGCCCGAGTCGCCCCAGTTCTTGCCCTAGCACCCAAGTCAAACAGATCCCCCATCCTTCCCCACAGAACAGGCCCCAGCACCGATGA